From Proteiniborus sp. MB09-C3, the proteins below share one genomic window:
- a CDS encoding 2'-5' RNA ligase family protein, with amino-acid sequence MNTNIKKRCIMLFPQFENINIIDYIREKYDPLSSHVRPHITLVFPFESTLSKEDLEDYLKTSLEEIKCFNLSLEEVVKIDNSLGLYLFLRTKEGTEKIKELHNKLYEGMLNIYKPEWLNNGHFIPHMTIGTFNNREELNNAYAEVSAIEYKFSTLVERISVGIIDENEDSIIEMEVDLNKQ; translated from the coding sequence ATGAATACAAACATTAAAAAAAGATGCATAATGCTATTCCCCCAATTCGAAAATATTAACATTATCGATTATATAAGAGAAAAATATGATCCACTTTCAAGTCATGTAAGACCTCATATTACACTTGTATTTCCTTTTGAAAGTACCCTAAGTAAAGAAGATCTAGAGGATTACTTAAAAACATCACTTGAAGAAATAAAGTGCTTCAATTTGTCACTAGAAGAAGTAGTAAAGATTGATAATTCTTTAGGATTATATCTATTTTTACGAACAAAAGAAGGTACAGAAAAAATTAAAGAACTTCATAACAAATTATATGAGGGAATGTTAAATATTTATAAGCCAGAGTGGCTAAATAATGGTCATTTTATCCCACATATGACTATTGGAACTTTTAATAACAGAGAAGAGCTAAATAATGCCTATGCAGAAGTAAGCGCAATTGAATATAAGTTTAGTACACTAGTGGAGAGAATATCTGTAGGGATTATTGATGAAAATGAAGATTCAATTATAGAAATGGAAGTAGACTTGAATAAACAGTGA
- a CDS encoding GNAT family N-acetyltransferase, with protein sequence MEIYFNEVTPDNWRKINSLEVREDQKSFVASNVAILARAYAYRKDNSKVSVIYSNTNPIGLIMQRDFKEEDKHICILDQFMIDKNYQGKGYGKTSMKLWLSMIRREKRYNAIGLCYKENDYIAKKLYESLGFSRKPEEDDEDELIMRYEL encoded by the coding sequence ATGGAAATATACTTTAACGAAGTCACTCCTGATAACTGGAGAAAAATAAATTCTTTAGAAGTTAGAGAGGATCAAAAAAGTTTTGTAGCTTCAAATGTTGCAATATTAGCTAGAGCATATGCGTATCGTAAAGACAATAGCAAAGTTTCTGTAATATATAGTAATACTAATCCAATTGGGTTAATTATGCAAAGAGACTTTAAAGAAGAGGACAAGCATATCTGTATTCTAGATCAATTCATGATCGATAAAAATTATCAAGGAAAAGGATATGGAAAGACATCAATGAAATTATGGTTATCAATGATAAGGAGGGAAAAAAGATACAATGCCATAGGCTTGTGCTACAAAGAAAACGATTATATTGCTAAAAAATTGTATGAAAGTTTGGGCTTTAGTCGTAAACCAGAAGAAGATGATGAAGATGAGCTAATTATGAGATATGAATTATGA
- a CDS encoding HAD-IIIA family hydrolase, which produces MKIEAVFLDRDGTIGGDGHFIHPNEFKPYENFFSAIKRLKEREIKIFAFTNQHRISRGEVKLEEFRKEFENYGFTSSYICPHEMNSNCECQKPKPGMLLQAAKDYDLRLSSCIVIGDVGTDMIAANSVGAIKILVKTGWGNESLDQYRYLWKEVEPDYMAEDILDAINWLINKYY; this is translated from the coding sequence TTGAAAATAGAAGCTGTATTTTTAGATCGTGATGGCACTATTGGAGGAGATGGGCATTTCATTCATCCAAATGAATTTAAGCCATATGAAAACTTTTTTAGTGCAATAAAAAGACTAAAAGAAAGAGAAATAAAGATATTTGCATTTACAAATCAACATAGAATATCTAGAGGAGAAGTCAAGCTTGAGGAGTTTAGAAAAGAATTTGAAAACTATGGTTTTACAAGTTCATACATATGTCCTCATGAAATGAATTCGAATTGTGAATGTCAAAAACCAAAGCCAGGTATGCTATTACAAGCAGCTAAAGATTATGATTTAAGATTATCAAGTTGTATTGTTATAGGGGATGTCGGAACTGATATGATAGCAGCAAATTCTGTTGGGGCAATTAAGATTTTAGTAAAGACAGGCTGGGGTAATGAGAGTTTAGACCAATATAGATATCTCTGGAAAGAGGTTGAACCAGATTATATGGCCGAGGACATATTAGATGCAATAAACTGGTTGATAAATAAATATTATTAG
- a CDS encoding DUF4275 family protein → MDIVNILQSKKIDVTKIPKWGAFLRKQWEDNFANHLTIKHKKDIYLWNDNGFCGYLWHLFSYEKKACLQGKEAEKAFDNERKNGCYIFWQHTDYVLILENSEVLNSNDLEDEYDIYVVNKEFNWTYVKTHETLLCGPYFSRKDTEK, encoded by the coding sequence ATGGACATAGTCAATATACTTCAAAGCAAAAAGATTGATGTAACTAAGATTCCAAAATGGGGAGCTTTTTTGCGGAAACAATGGGAAGATAACTTTGCTAATCATTTAACTATTAAACATAAGAAGGATATATATCTCTGGAATGATAATGGTTTTTGTGGCTACTTATGGCATTTATTTAGCTATGAAAAAAAAGCTTGTCTACAAGGGAAAGAAGCTGAAAAAGCTTTTGATAATGAACGTAAAAATGGTTGCTATATTTTTTGGCAGCATACAGACTATGTTTTAATCCTTGAGAATTCAGAAGTGCTGAATTCAAATGATTTAGAAGATGAATATGACATTTATGTTGTGAACAAAGAATTTAATTGGACTTATGTGAAAACACATGAAACCTTATTGTGTGGACCTTATTTTAGTAGGAAAGATACAGAAAAATAA
- a CDS encoding DUF3795 domain-containing protein — MNKIVSYCGLICNDCPVFIATKNNDLEQKIRLSQEYSNPNYKVSLEDINCTGCHKDSKVVSKFCNECEVRICGIEKGKDNCGYCSEYPCSKLEIPFKSSPQNKEVLDQIKERL, encoded by the coding sequence ATGAATAAGATAGTTTCATATTGCGGCTTGATTTGTAATGACTGTCCTGTATTCATAGCTACAAAAAATAATGATTTAGAACAGAAAATAAGGCTTTCTCAAGAATACTCGAATCCAAACTACAAGGTTAGTCTAGAAGATATAAACTGTACTGGTTGTCATAAAGATTCTAAAGTTGTTTCTAAGTTTTGCAACGAATGTGAAGTACGGATATGTGGCATTGAGAAGGGTAAAGACAATTGTGGATATTGTAGCGAATATCCATGTTCAAAGCTTGAGATCCCATTTAAAAGCTCTCCTCAAAATAAAGAAGTATTAGATCAAATTAAAGAAAGGTTATGA
- a CDS encoding DUF6054 family protein, whose amino-acid sequence MAKYEKGFKGDFNELLDWLHKDITNGSASVSYEDGSDIIMGETKLAVRVYERYSMSGGNRVSLNVTVAGYGQELFVSAITSGGSQAVFFKINTLGEETFLELCINSVEDYINEAKHR is encoded by the coding sequence ATGGCAAAGTATGAGAAAGGCTTTAAGGGAGATTTTAATGAGTTATTGGATTGGCTACACAAAGACATTACTAATGGCAGTGCTTCAGTTAGTTACGAAGATGGAAGTGATATTATAATGGGAGAGACTAAGCTGGCTGTTCGAGTTTATGAGCGGTACAGCATGTCAGGAGGCAATCGCGTAAGTCTTAATGTTACAGTGGCAGGATATGGACAGGAATTATTTGTTTCTGCTATTACATCTGGAGGGAGTCAAGCAGTTTTTTTCAAAATCAATACATTGGGAGAAGAGACATTCCTAGAATTGTGTATCAACTCAGTGGAAGATTATATAAATGAAGCAAAGCATAGATGA
- a CDS encoding lactate utilization protein: protein MDKSMEFEIIRNFKSRNIEVAFFETLEEAKDRIIDIIPIDCSVGIGNSKTLKEMNISKLLSERGNIVLDKTLTESKAESELIKKKSLLSDWYITGTNAISKEGHVVNIDHSGNRVAAMIYGPDKVIIVVGKNKICDTLDEAMQRVRNISVPLNAKRAGYNPPCLKLNKCVDCKTDERVCYNLVIIEGQFIKDRMKLFIINEELGF from the coding sequence ATGGATAAAAGCATGGAATTTGAGATAATAAGAAACTTTAAGTCTAGAAATATAGAGGTTGCTTTTTTTGAAACATTAGAAGAGGCTAAGGATAGAATAATTGATATTATACCCATAGATTGTTCAGTTGGTATAGGAAATTCAAAAACTTTAAAAGAAATGAACATCTCAAAACTATTAAGTGAAAGAGGGAATATCGTACTTGACAAAACATTGACTGAAAGCAAGGCAGAGAGTGAGCTGATAAAGAAGAAATCATTATTATCTGATTGGTATATAACAGGCACAAATGCAATTTCAAAAGAAGGACATGTAGTAAATATTGATCATAGTGGAAACAGGGTAGCAGCAATGATATATGGACCAGATAAAGTCATAATTGTTGTTGGAAAAAACAAGATTTGTGACACCTTAGACGAGGCAATGCAAAGAGTTAGAAATATATCAGTTCCACTAAATGCAAAAAGAGCTGGATATAATCCACCATGTTTAAAACTAAATAAATGCGTAGATTGTAAAACAGATGAAAGAGTTTGTTATAATTTAGTTATTATAGAAGGTCAGTTCATAAAAGACAGAATGAAACTTTTTATCATAAATGAAGAATTAGGTTTTTAA
- a CDS encoding YdeI/OmpD-associated family protein, translated as MSKEFNAILQKLEGKMEWTVFYIPFSVEEEYGTKSRFNVQATIDGHIFSGTLLPSRNGHYMVYNKAIKSACKKEVGDSIHVILKPDVQERVLNIPDYILEAIKSNPIANSKFNELPYYIKREEINKIEESKKEETKIRRLEKLIQRLTNSI; from the coding sequence ATGAGCAAAGAGTTTAATGCGATTTTGCAAAAACTTGAAGGAAAAATGGAATGGACAGTATTTTATATTCCATTTTCTGTAGAAGAAGAGTATGGAACCAAAAGTCGATTTAATGTACAAGCTACAATTGACGGTCATATTTTTTCAGGTACATTGTTACCCAGTAGAAATGGGCATTATATGGTTTATAATAAAGCAATAAAATCTGCATGCAAAAAAGAAGTAGGAGATAGTATTCATGTAATTTTAAAGCCTGATGTTCAAGAACGAGTTTTAAATATACCAGATTATATTTTAGAGGCTATTAAAAGTAACCCAATTGCAAATTCAAAGTTTAACGAGTTGCCATATTATATTAAAAGAGAAGAGATAAATAAGATTGAAGAGTCGAAGAAGGAAGAAACAAAGATAAGAAGACTAGAAAAACTAATACAAAGATTAACTAATAGCATTTAA
- a CDS encoding NUDIX domain-containing protein, which translates to MLRNMTSIYVIFNNKILLLYRVGSRVVEPSWCGIGGHFEKDELNNPKACVMRELLEETGITERDIGCVELKYVTLRQKNNEIRQNYYYFTELHNTDIDISRCNEGTLEWVEIERILNKEMPFTAKECLRHYLAIGKYDDKLYAGIATASGVDFIELQEF; encoded by the coding sequence ATGTTAAGGAATATGACTTCAATTTATGTTATTTTTAATAATAAGATTCTATTGCTCTATAGAGTTGGTTCAAGAGTAGTGGAACCATCATGGTGTGGTATCGGTGGACATTTTGAAAAGGATGAACTAAATAATCCCAAGGCATGTGTAATGAGAGAATTGCTTGAAGAGACTGGTATTACAGAAAGAGACATTGGGTGTGTAGAGTTAAAATATGTTACACTCCGACAAAAGAATAATGAAATACGGCAAAACTACTATTATTTTACAGAGTTACATAATACAGATATAGATATTAGTAGATGTAATGAAGGTACATTGGAATGGGTTGAAATCGAACGGATATTAAATAAGGAAATGCCTTTTACAGCAAAGGAATGCTTGAGGCATTATTTAGCTATAGGCAAATATGATGATAAATTATATGCAGGAATTGCGACTGCAAGTGGTGTCGATTTTATAGAGTTACAAGAATTCTAG
- a CDS encoding GNAT family N-acetyltransferase has protein sequence MKKISIITDDLKKKILEFLYHDEMYNAILIELIQNNTDNLGELYVNETKEGITDILHIKNDGNSDFTNFLYTSENGLRDIACKIKELNYKKILLAGKLEDVNCLLKILGYGKSTTPNLFYKLDIEKYKNVHMQYQGKIRLASLNSEDLERVKYFTFRFLEAETEEEIEAVTDTEKILAKMKAGVYILDYKNNAIGMARFIGETNNFAEITSVYIDKAYRGKGFGKELIGHMIEIAIQEQKTPILVTSVSNVAAMKTYESMGFERQGEYAYEFLD, from the coding sequence ATGAAAAAGATAAGTATTATTACAGATGATTTAAAGAAAAAGATATTAGAATTTTTGTACCATGATGAAATGTATAATGCTATATTGATTGAATTAATTCAAAATAATACCGATAATTTAGGTGAGTTATATGTTAATGAAACTAAAGAAGGGATAACTGATATTCTACATATAAAAAATGATGGAAATTCAGATTTTACCAACTTTTTATATACATCAGAAAATGGGTTAAGAGATATTGCATGTAAGATTAAAGAATTAAATTACAAGAAAATTCTATTGGCAGGAAAATTGGAGGATGTAAATTGCTTATTGAAAATACTAGGGTATGGAAAATCTACAACTCCTAACCTTTTCTATAAATTAGACATTGAAAAATATAAAAATGTTCATATGCAGTATCAAGGTAAAATTAGACTTGCTAGCTTGAATAGTGAAGACTTGGAAAGAGTAAAATATTTTACATTCAGGTTTTTAGAAGCAGAAACGGAAGAAGAGATTGAAGCTGTAACTGATACAGAAAAAATATTGGCGAAAATGAAAGCAGGAGTCTATATATTGGATTATAAAAATAACGCTATTGGAATGGCAAGATTTATAGGAGAAACTAATAATTTTGCGGAAATCACAAGTGTTTATATTGATAAGGCTTATAGAGGCAAAGGATTTGGGAAAGAACTAATTGGACATATGATAGAGATTGCCATTCAAGAGCAAAAAACTCCAATATTAGTAACATCAGTATCAAATGTTGCTGCAATGAAAACGTATGAATCCATGGGATTTGAAAGACAAGGAGAATATGCATACGAGTTTCTAGATTAG